A region of Carassius auratus strain Wakin chromosome 23, ASM336829v1, whole genome shotgun sequence DNA encodes the following proteins:
- the LOC113040988 gene encoding gastrula zinc finger protein XlCGF8.2DB-like, translating into MMFVREESEEDLREPEPWRIKHKEHGGLKKVNQEILFLNEVKEKYQCQEVRNVTAGERSVSCSIPKTEVKRSFSCFECGNIYKQKEGLKKHMIIHSGEKPFTCSQCGKTFTCNENLKNHMLNHAGIKPFICSQCGKSFTQKRQLKDHMHIHTSEKPFTCSQCGKTFTRKTNLKKHMLIHYGVKPFTCSQCGKSFTQKGHLKNHLVTHSSEKPFSCCQCGNTFTRKTHLENHMLIHAGIKPFPCSQCGKSFTRKAYLEIHMLSHAG; encoded by the exons ATGATGTTTGTTAGAGAGGAGAGTGAAGAGGACCTGCGTGAACCAGAaccctggagaataaaacacaagGAGCATGGAG GCCTGAAGAAAGTGAACCAAGAAATACTTTTTCTGAATGAGGTGAAAGAGAAATATCAGTGTCAGGAAGTTCGTAATGTTACTGCTGGAGAAAGATCAGTGAGTTGCAGCATTCCAAAAACAGAAGTCAAAAGGTCTTTCAGCTGCTTTGAGTGTGGAAACATTTACAAACAGAAAGAAGGCCTTAAGAAACATATGATAATTCATAGTGGGGAAAAGCCTTTCACTTGCTCTCAGTGCGGAAAAACTTTCACGTGTAACGAAAACCTTAAGAATCACATGTTAAATCATGCTGGAATAAAGCCTTTTATCTGCtctcagtgtgggaagagttttacACAGAAAAGGCAACTTAAGGATCATATGCATATTCACACTTCAGAAAAGCCTTttacctgctctcagtgtggaaaaacTTTCACACGTAAAACAAACCTGAAgaagcacatgttaattcattATGGAGTAAAGCCTTtcacctgctctcagtgtgggaagagttttacACAGAAAGGACATCTTAAGAATCATTTGGTTACACACTCTTCagaaaagcctttcagctgctgtcagtgtggaaacactttcacGCGTAAAACACACCTTGAGAATCACATGTTAATCCAtgctggaataaagcctttcccctgctctcagtgtggaaagtctTTCACACGTAAAGCATACCTTGAAATTCACATGTTAAGTCATGCTGGGTAA